From Homo sapiens chromosome 8 genomic scaffold, GRCh38.p14 alternate locus group ALT_REF_LOCI_1 HSCHR8_3_CTG1, one genomic window encodes:
- the FAM90A23 gene encoding protein FAM90A23 has translation MMARRDPKSWAKRLVRAQTLQKQRRAPVGPRSPPPDEEDPRLKCKNCGAFGHTARSTRCPMKCWKAALVPATLGKKEGKENLKPWKPRAEANPGPLNKDKGEKEERPRQQDPQRKALLHMFSGKPPEKPLPNGKGSTESSDYLRVASGPMPVHTTSKRPRLDPVLADRSATEMSGRGSVLASLSPLRKASLSSSSSLGPKERQTGAAADMPQPAVRHQGREPLLVVKPTHSRPEGGCREVPQAASKTHGLLQAARPQAQDKRPAVTPQPCPPAATHSLGLGSNLSFGPGAKRPAQAPIQACLNFPKKPRLGPFQIPESAIQGGELGAPENLQPPPAATELGPSTSPQMGRRTPAQVPSVDRQPPHSRPCLPTAQACTMSHHPAASHDGAQPLRVLFRRLENGRWSSSLLAAPSFHSPEKPGAFLAQSPHVSEKSEAPCVRVPPSVLYEDLQVSSSSEDSDSDLE, from the exons CTCAAGTGCAAAAACTGCGGGGCCTTTGGCCACACGGCCAGAAGTACCAGGTGCCCCATGAAGTGCTGGAAGGCAGCCCTGGTTCCAGCGACCttggggaaaaaggaagggaaggaaaacctGAAACCATGGAAGCCCCGGGCTGAAGCCAACCCGGGGCCCTTGAACAAGgataagggagagaaggaagagagaccaAG GCAACAAGACCCGCAGAGGAAGGCTCTCCTCCACATGTTTTCCGGGAAACCTCCAGAGAAGCCGCTGCCGAATGGAAAAGGATCCACGGAATCTTCTGATTATCTGAGG GTTGCAAGCGGGCCAATGCCGGTCCACACAACCAGTAAGAGGCCGCGCTTGGACCCTGTCCTCGCTGATCGCTCCGCAACCGAAATGTCTGGCAGGGGCTCCGTCTTGGCTTCACTGTCTCCCCTCAGAAAAGCCAGCCTGAGCTCCTCCTCAAGTCTTGGACCAAAGGAAAGACAGACTGGGGCTGCGGCCGACATGCCTCAGCCTGCAGTCAGGCACCAGGGCCGCGAGCCTCTCCTCGTGGTGAAGCCGACACACAGCCGCCCCGAGGGTGGCTGCCGAGAAGTTCCCCAGGCTGCCTCCAAAACCCACGGCCTGCTCCAGGCCGCCAGACCCCAGGCACAAGACAAACGTCCTGCGGTGACCCCACAGCCCTGCCCGCCAGCCGCCACACACAGCTTGGGCCTAGGCTCCAATCTCAGCTTCGGGCCAGGAGCCAAGAGACCTGCCCAGGCTCCGATTCAGGCTTGCCTGAACTTCCCCAAGAAACCGAGACTGGGTCCCTTCCAGATCCCCGAAAGCGCCATCCAGGGAGGTGAGCTGGGGGCCCCGGAGAATCTCCAACCTCCGCCAGCCGCAACCGAACTTGGACCAAGTACGTCGCCCCAGATGGGCAGGAGGACACCGGCCCAGGTGCCCAGCGTCGACCGGCAGCCTCCGCACAGCAGACCTTGCCTGCCTACTGCCCAGGCCTGCACCATGTCCCATCACCCAGCGGCCAGCCATGATGGGgcccagcctctcagagtgctctTCCGGAGACTGGAAAACGGACGCTGGAGCTCCAGCCTCCTGGCGGCCCCCTCATTTCACTCTCCTGAGAAGCCGGGAGCCTTCCTCGCTCAGAGCCCTCATGTGTCAGAGAAGTCTGAGGCTCCCTGTGTTCGTGTCCCACCGAGCGTCCTCTATGAGGACCTTCAGGTTTCCTCCTCCTCAGAGGACAGCGATTCTGACCTGGAGTGA